One window from the genome of Canis lupus dingo isolate Sandy chromosome 15, ASM325472v2, whole genome shotgun sequence encodes:
- the SH3D21 gene encoding SH3 domain-containing protein 21 isoform X6 encodes MCLSHFFPCSSKLASQETDQERLCQRRAGAGRIPRAGGGRAERGARGRGAAGVRGARAGLAARTAGGSLGSLPRALGAGRPAKPRGPQRWCKVSFSYSPEQADELQLQAGEIVEVIKEIEDGWWLGKKNGQLGAFPSNFVELLDSGPPSLGSPDMPAVGPGPQRPPKLSSLTYDSPPDYLRTVSRPEIYRVLFDYQPEAPDELALRRGDEVKVLRKTTEDKGWWEGESHGRRGVFPDNFVLPPPPIKKLTPRKVASRASAPQWCRTIGPSAGTSASVKDPVAKEPKKMMAKSALPTVRKLVTAPSGPSKAKPSWTPGGDSQKRPSRDLGSGSSFLSGGPGHPGRKGSKTHAPRQRSAASQEEEQNSLAKASPVNKTSTPDKTPSPEKTLSPDKASTPEEALTPEKAPISEGSLTLEFKVPAPENPTPEEGLTLGKAPSPDSVISGEEAPVPELPPEDEVPGPKTVPPGDEAPTLGKVLTPEQVLSQEASTRDITQFHCFSLEQALLPFKSLVANEAQSQGVHTPEEPHLHQRGSSPFQSESECKSGSVPALAKATTPLEKAPGEHEGTQEEAVLPKEEVSPKEAAPAQKNPQAVKATPDPQEAPALLSLSPQNLTDSKSDRGDITRLQDELESLRRSLERMGVQLERKLADLWEELKSEKEKRLSLEVRMQRGTQESRTRGSIHAQTQTH; translated from the exons ATGTGCCTCTCCCACTTCTTCCCCTGCAGCTCGAAGCTTGCCAGTCAGGAGACAGACCAAGAAAGACTGTGCCAAAG ACGTGCTGGTGCTGGCCGGATACCGCGCGCAGGAGGAGGGCGAGCTGAGCGTGGCGCCCGGGGACGTGGTGCGGCAGGTGTGCGAGGGGCCCGCGCGGGGCTGGCTGCGCGGACAGCTGGGGGGTCGCTGGGGTCTCTTCCCCGAGCGCTCGGTGCAG GTCGCCCCGCCAAGCCTCGGGGCCCCCAACGATGGTGCAAGGTGAGCTTCAGCTACAGCCCGGAGCAGGCGGACGAGCTGCAGCTGCAAGCTGGGGAGATTGTGGAAGTGATAAAGGAG attGAGGACGGCTGGTGGCTGGGGAAGAAGAACGGGCAGCTGGGAGCCTTCCCATCCAACTTTGTGGAGTTGCTGGACAGTGGGCCCCCAA GCCTCGGGAGCCCGGACATGCCTGCAGTCGGCCCTGGACCCCAGCGGCCGCCCAAG CTGAGCAGTCTGACCTATGACAGCCCTCCAGACTACCTGCGGACAG TCTCCCGCCCTGAGATCTACAGAGTCCTGTTTGACTACCAGCCTGAGGCCCCGGATGAGTTGGCGCTGCGGAGGGGGGACGAGGTGAAAGTCCTGAGGAAG ACCACAGAGGACAAGGGCTGGTGGGAAGGAGAGTCTCATGGCCGAAGAGGCGTCTTCCCAGACAACTTtgtgctccccccgccccca ATCAAGAAGCTGACCCCACGGAAAGTGGCGTCTCGGGCATCAG CTCCCCAGTGGTGCAGGACGATAGGTCCCTCAGCGGGCACCTCTGCGAGCGTTAAGGACCCGGTAG ctAAGGAACCAAAAAAGATGATGGCCAAATCAGCCCTCCCTACAGTCAGGAAGCTGGTGACAGCCCCCAGTGGACCCAGTAAAGCCAA GCCCTCTTGGACACCCGGCGGAGACAGTCAGAAGCGCCCCTCTCGAGACCTGG GCTCTGGGAGCAGCTTCCTCAGCGGGGGTCCGGGCCACCCTGGTAGAAAAGGATCGAAAACCCACGCTCCTCGGCAGCGCTCTGCAGCTAGTCAG gaggaagagcagaacaGCCTAGCAAAGGCCTCTCCTGTGAATAAAACCTCCACTCCAGACAAGACCCCCAGCCCAGAGAAGACTCTATCTCCGGATAAGGCCTCCACTCCAGAGGAAGCCCTGACTCCGGAGAAGGCCCCCATCTCAGAGGGATCCCTGACTCTAGAGTTCAAGGTCCCAGCCCCAGAGAACCCCACCCCAGAAGAGGGCCTGACCCTGGGCAAGGCCCCCAGCCCAGACAGCGTCATTTCTGGGGAGGAGGCCCCTGTCCCTGAACTCCCACCGGAGGATGAAGTCCCTGGCCCAAAGACGGTCCCTCCTGGGGATGAGGCACCCACCCTAGGGAAGGTCTTGACCCCTGAGCAGGTGCTCTCTCAAGAGGCCTCCACCAGGGACATCACTCAGTTCCACTGCTTCTCTCTGGAGCAAGCCCTGCTGCCGTTCAAGTCTCTTGTGGCCAATGAAGCTCAGTCCCAAGGGGTCCACACGCCAGAGGAGCCCCATCTCCATCAGAGGGGCAGCTCCCCATTCCAGTCTGAGTCTGAGTGCAAGTCAGGGTCCGTGCCTGCCCTTGCGAAGGCGACAACCCCCCTGGAGAAGGCACCTGGGGAGCATGAGGGGACCCAGGAAGAGGCAGTACTCCCCAAAGAGGAGGTGTCCCCCAAAGAGGCAGCCCCTGCTcaaaagaatcctcaagctgTCAAGGCGACTCCAGACCCCCAAGAGGCTCCCGCCCTACTTTCCCTGTCTCCGCAAAATCTCACGGACAGCAAAAGTGACAGAGGCGACATAACGAGGCTCCAGGACGAGTTGGAGTCTTTGAGGAGGTCGCTGGAGCGGATGGGGGTGCAGCTGGA GAGGAAGCTCGCCGACCTCTGGGAGGAGCTGAAGAGCGAGAAGGAGAAGCGCCTGTcgctggag GTGCGGATGCAGCGGGGGACTCAGGAGTCCCGGACGCGGGGCTCCATCCACGCGCAGACGCAGACGCACTGA
- the SH3D21 gene encoding SH3 domain-containing protein 21 isoform X4, with protein MCLSHFFPCSSKLASQETDQERLCQRRAGAGRIPRAGGGRAERGARGRGAAGVRGARAGLAARTAGGSLGSLPRALGAGRPAKPRGPQRWCKVSFSYSPEQADELQLQAGEIVEVIKEIEDGWWLGKKNGQLGAFPSNFVELLDSGPPSLGSPDMPAVGPGPQRPPKLSSLTYDSPPDYLRTVSRPEIYRVLFDYQPEAPDELALRRGDEVKVLRKTTEDKGWWEGESHGRRGVFPDNFVLPPPPIKKLTPRKVASRASAPQWCRTIGPSAGTSASVKDPVVPSARTGPATVGRMDATLPSPLPAKEPKKMMAKSALPTVRKLVTAPSGPSKAKPSWTPGGDSQKRPSRDLGSGSSFLSGGPGHPGRKGSKTHAPRQRSAASQEEEQNSLAKASPVNKTSTPDKTPSPEKTLSPDKASTPEEALTPEKAPISEGSLTLEFKVPAPENPTPEEGLTLGKAPSPDSVISGEEAPVPELPPEDEVPGPKTVPPGDEAPTLGKVLTPEQVLSQEASTRDITQFHCFSLEQALLPFKSLVANEAQSQGVHTPEEPHLHQRGSSPFQSESECKSGSVPALAKATTPLEKAPGEHEGTQEEAVLPKEEVSPKEAAPAQKNPQAVKATPDPQEAPALLSLSPQNLTDSKSDRGDITRLQDELESLRRRKLADLWEELKSEKEKRLSLEVRMQRGTQESRTRGSIHAQTQTH; from the exons ATGTGCCTCTCCCACTTCTTCCCCTGCAGCTCGAAGCTTGCCAGTCAGGAGACAGACCAAGAAAGACTGTGCCAAAG ACGTGCTGGTGCTGGCCGGATACCGCGCGCAGGAGGAGGGCGAGCTGAGCGTGGCGCCCGGGGACGTGGTGCGGCAGGTGTGCGAGGGGCCCGCGCGGGGCTGGCTGCGCGGACAGCTGGGGGGTCGCTGGGGTCTCTTCCCCGAGCGCTCGGTGCAG GTCGCCCCGCCAAGCCTCGGGGCCCCCAACGATGGTGCAAGGTGAGCTTCAGCTACAGCCCGGAGCAGGCGGACGAGCTGCAGCTGCAAGCTGGGGAGATTGTGGAAGTGATAAAGGAG attGAGGACGGCTGGTGGCTGGGGAAGAAGAACGGGCAGCTGGGAGCCTTCCCATCCAACTTTGTGGAGTTGCTGGACAGTGGGCCCCCAA GCCTCGGGAGCCCGGACATGCCTGCAGTCGGCCCTGGACCCCAGCGGCCGCCCAAG CTGAGCAGTCTGACCTATGACAGCCCTCCAGACTACCTGCGGACAG TCTCCCGCCCTGAGATCTACAGAGTCCTGTTTGACTACCAGCCTGAGGCCCCGGATGAGTTGGCGCTGCGGAGGGGGGACGAGGTGAAAGTCCTGAGGAAG ACCACAGAGGACAAGGGCTGGTGGGAAGGAGAGTCTCATGGCCGAAGAGGCGTCTTCCCAGACAACTTtgtgctccccccgccccca ATCAAGAAGCTGACCCCACGGAAAGTGGCGTCTCGGGCATCAG CTCCCCAGTGGTGCAGGACGATAGGTCCCTCAGCGGGCACCTCTGCGAGCGTTAAGGACCCGGTAG TCCCCTCTGCAAGGACAGGGCCAGCAACTGTTGGACGGATGGATGCCacactcccttctcccctcccagctAAGGAACCAAAAAAGATGATGGCCAAATCAGCCCTCCCTACAGTCAGGAAGCTGGTGACAGCCCCCAGTGGACCCAGTAAAGCCAA GCCCTCTTGGACACCCGGCGGAGACAGTCAGAAGCGCCCCTCTCGAGACCTGG GCTCTGGGAGCAGCTTCCTCAGCGGGGGTCCGGGCCACCCTGGTAGAAAAGGATCGAAAACCCACGCTCCTCGGCAGCGCTCTGCAGCTAGTCAG gaggaagagcagaacaGCCTAGCAAAGGCCTCTCCTGTGAATAAAACCTCCACTCCAGACAAGACCCCCAGCCCAGAGAAGACTCTATCTCCGGATAAGGCCTCCACTCCAGAGGAAGCCCTGACTCCGGAGAAGGCCCCCATCTCAGAGGGATCCCTGACTCTAGAGTTCAAGGTCCCAGCCCCAGAGAACCCCACCCCAGAAGAGGGCCTGACCCTGGGCAAGGCCCCCAGCCCAGACAGCGTCATTTCTGGGGAGGAGGCCCCTGTCCCTGAACTCCCACCGGAGGATGAAGTCCCTGGCCCAAAGACGGTCCCTCCTGGGGATGAGGCACCCACCCTAGGGAAGGTCTTGACCCCTGAGCAGGTGCTCTCTCAAGAGGCCTCCACCAGGGACATCACTCAGTTCCACTGCTTCTCTCTGGAGCAAGCCCTGCTGCCGTTCAAGTCTCTTGTGGCCAATGAAGCTCAGTCCCAAGGGGTCCACACGCCAGAGGAGCCCCATCTCCATCAGAGGGGCAGCTCCCCATTCCAGTCTGAGTCTGAGTGCAAGTCAGGGTCCGTGCCTGCCCTTGCGAAGGCGACAACCCCCCTGGAGAAGGCACCTGGGGAGCATGAGGGGACCCAGGAAGAGGCAGTACTCCCCAAAGAGGAGGTGTCCCCCAAAGAGGCAGCCCCTGCTcaaaagaatcctcaagctgTCAAGGCGACTCCAGACCCCCAAGAGGCTCCCGCCCTACTTTCCCTGTCTCCGCAAAATCTCACGGACAGCAAAAGTGACAGAGGCGACATAACGAGGCTCCAGGACGAGTTGGAGTCTTTGAGGAG GAGGAAGCTCGCCGACCTCTGGGAGGAGCTGAAGAGCGAGAAGGAGAAGCGCCTGTcgctggag GTGCGGATGCAGCGGGGGACTCAGGAGTCCCGGACGCGGGGCTCCATCCACGCGCAGACGCAGACGCACTGA
- the SH3D21 gene encoding SH3 domain-containing protein 21 isoform X9 — protein sequence MCLSHFFPCSSKLASQETDQERLCQRRAGAGRIPRAGGGRAERGARGRGAAGVRGARAGLAARTAGGSLGSLPRALGAGRPAKPRGPQRWCKVSFSYSPEQADELQLQAGEIVEVIKEIEDGWWLGKKNGQLGAFPSNFVELLDSGPPSLGSPDMPAVGPGPQRPPKLSSLTYDSPPDYLRTVSRPEIYRVLFDYQPEAPDELALRRGDEVKVLRKTTEDKGWWEGESHGRRGVFPDNFVLPPPPIKKLTPRKVASRASAKEPKKMMAKSALPTVRKLVTAPSGPSKAKPSWTPGGDSQKRPSRDLGSGSSFLSGGPGHPGRKGSKTHAPRQRSAASQEEEQNSLAKASPVNKTSTPDKTPSPEKTLSPDKASTPEEALTPEKAPISEGSLTLEFKVPAPENPTPEEGLTLGKAPSPDSVISGEEAPVPELPPEDEVPGPKTVPPGDEAPTLGKVLTPEQVLSQEASTRDITQFHCFSLEQALLPFKSLVANEAQSQGVHTPEEPHLHQRGSSPFQSESECKSGSVPALAKATTPLEKAPGEHEGTQEEAVLPKEEVSPKEAAPAQKNPQAVKATPDPQEAPALLSLSPQNLTDSKSDRGDITRLQDELESLRRSLERMGVQLERKLADLWEELKSEKEKRLSLEVRMQRGTQESRTRGSIHAQTQTH from the exons ATGTGCCTCTCCCACTTCTTCCCCTGCAGCTCGAAGCTTGCCAGTCAGGAGACAGACCAAGAAAGACTGTGCCAAAG ACGTGCTGGTGCTGGCCGGATACCGCGCGCAGGAGGAGGGCGAGCTGAGCGTGGCGCCCGGGGACGTGGTGCGGCAGGTGTGCGAGGGGCCCGCGCGGGGCTGGCTGCGCGGACAGCTGGGGGGTCGCTGGGGTCTCTTCCCCGAGCGCTCGGTGCAG GTCGCCCCGCCAAGCCTCGGGGCCCCCAACGATGGTGCAAGGTGAGCTTCAGCTACAGCCCGGAGCAGGCGGACGAGCTGCAGCTGCAAGCTGGGGAGATTGTGGAAGTGATAAAGGAG attGAGGACGGCTGGTGGCTGGGGAAGAAGAACGGGCAGCTGGGAGCCTTCCCATCCAACTTTGTGGAGTTGCTGGACAGTGGGCCCCCAA GCCTCGGGAGCCCGGACATGCCTGCAGTCGGCCCTGGACCCCAGCGGCCGCCCAAG CTGAGCAGTCTGACCTATGACAGCCCTCCAGACTACCTGCGGACAG TCTCCCGCCCTGAGATCTACAGAGTCCTGTTTGACTACCAGCCTGAGGCCCCGGATGAGTTGGCGCTGCGGAGGGGGGACGAGGTGAAAGTCCTGAGGAAG ACCACAGAGGACAAGGGCTGGTGGGAAGGAGAGTCTCATGGCCGAAGAGGCGTCTTCCCAGACAACTTtgtgctccccccgccccca ATCAAGAAGCTGACCCCACGGAAAGTGGCGTCTCGGGCATCAG ctAAGGAACCAAAAAAGATGATGGCCAAATCAGCCCTCCCTACAGTCAGGAAGCTGGTGACAGCCCCCAGTGGACCCAGTAAAGCCAA GCCCTCTTGGACACCCGGCGGAGACAGTCAGAAGCGCCCCTCTCGAGACCTGG GCTCTGGGAGCAGCTTCCTCAGCGGGGGTCCGGGCCACCCTGGTAGAAAAGGATCGAAAACCCACGCTCCTCGGCAGCGCTCTGCAGCTAGTCAG gaggaagagcagaacaGCCTAGCAAAGGCCTCTCCTGTGAATAAAACCTCCACTCCAGACAAGACCCCCAGCCCAGAGAAGACTCTATCTCCGGATAAGGCCTCCACTCCAGAGGAAGCCCTGACTCCGGAGAAGGCCCCCATCTCAGAGGGATCCCTGACTCTAGAGTTCAAGGTCCCAGCCCCAGAGAACCCCACCCCAGAAGAGGGCCTGACCCTGGGCAAGGCCCCCAGCCCAGACAGCGTCATTTCTGGGGAGGAGGCCCCTGTCCCTGAACTCCCACCGGAGGATGAAGTCCCTGGCCCAAAGACGGTCCCTCCTGGGGATGAGGCACCCACCCTAGGGAAGGTCTTGACCCCTGAGCAGGTGCTCTCTCAAGAGGCCTCCACCAGGGACATCACTCAGTTCCACTGCTTCTCTCTGGAGCAAGCCCTGCTGCCGTTCAAGTCTCTTGTGGCCAATGAAGCTCAGTCCCAAGGGGTCCACACGCCAGAGGAGCCCCATCTCCATCAGAGGGGCAGCTCCCCATTCCAGTCTGAGTCTGAGTGCAAGTCAGGGTCCGTGCCTGCCCTTGCGAAGGCGACAACCCCCCTGGAGAAGGCACCTGGGGAGCATGAGGGGACCCAGGAAGAGGCAGTACTCCCCAAAGAGGAGGTGTCCCCCAAAGAGGCAGCCCCTGCTcaaaagaatcctcaagctgTCAAGGCGACTCCAGACCCCCAAGAGGCTCCCGCCCTACTTTCCCTGTCTCCGCAAAATCTCACGGACAGCAAAAGTGACAGAGGCGACATAACGAGGCTCCAGGACGAGTTGGAGTCTTTGAGGAGGTCGCTGGAGCGGATGGGGGTGCAGCTGGA GAGGAAGCTCGCCGACCTCTGGGAGGAGCTGAAGAGCGAGAAGGAGAAGCGCCTGTcgctggag GTGCGGATGCAGCGGGGGACTCAGGAGTCCCGGACGCGGGGCTCCATCCACGCGCAGACGCAGACGCACTGA
- the SH3D21 gene encoding SH3 domain-containing protein 21 isoform X5: MCLSHFFPCSSKLASQETDQERLCQRRAGAGRIPRAGGGRAERGARGRGAAGVRGARAGLAARTAGGSLGSLPRALGAGRPAKPRGPQRWCKVSFSYSPEQADELQLQAGEIVEVIKEIEDGWWLGKKNGQLGAFPSNFVELLDSGPPSLGSPDMPAVGPGPQRPPKLSSLTYDSPPDYLRTVSRPEIYRVLFDYQPEAPDELALRRGDEVKVLRKTTEDKGWWEGESHGRRGVFPDNFVLPPPPIKKLTPRKVASRASVPSARTGPATVGRMDATLPSPLPAKEPKKMMAKSALPTVRKLVTAPSGPSKAKPSWTPGGDSQKRPSRDLGSGSSFLSGGPGHPGRKGSKTHAPRQRSAASQEEEQNSLAKASPVNKTSTPDKTPSPEKTLSPDKASTPEEALTPEKAPISEGSLTLEFKVPAPENPTPEEGLTLGKAPSPDSVISGEEAPVPELPPEDEVPGPKTVPPGDEAPTLGKVLTPEQVLSQEASTRDITQFHCFSLEQALLPFKSLVANEAQSQGVHTPEEPHLHQRGSSPFQSESECKSGSVPALAKATTPLEKAPGEHEGTQEEAVLPKEEVSPKEAAPAQKNPQAVKATPDPQEAPALLSLSPQNLTDSKSDRGDITRLQDELESLRRSLERMGVQLERKLADLWEELKSEKEKRLSLEVRMQRGTQESRTRGSIHAQTQTH; the protein is encoded by the exons ATGTGCCTCTCCCACTTCTTCCCCTGCAGCTCGAAGCTTGCCAGTCAGGAGACAGACCAAGAAAGACTGTGCCAAAG ACGTGCTGGTGCTGGCCGGATACCGCGCGCAGGAGGAGGGCGAGCTGAGCGTGGCGCCCGGGGACGTGGTGCGGCAGGTGTGCGAGGGGCCCGCGCGGGGCTGGCTGCGCGGACAGCTGGGGGGTCGCTGGGGTCTCTTCCCCGAGCGCTCGGTGCAG GTCGCCCCGCCAAGCCTCGGGGCCCCCAACGATGGTGCAAGGTGAGCTTCAGCTACAGCCCGGAGCAGGCGGACGAGCTGCAGCTGCAAGCTGGGGAGATTGTGGAAGTGATAAAGGAG attGAGGACGGCTGGTGGCTGGGGAAGAAGAACGGGCAGCTGGGAGCCTTCCCATCCAACTTTGTGGAGTTGCTGGACAGTGGGCCCCCAA GCCTCGGGAGCCCGGACATGCCTGCAGTCGGCCCTGGACCCCAGCGGCCGCCCAAG CTGAGCAGTCTGACCTATGACAGCCCTCCAGACTACCTGCGGACAG TCTCCCGCCCTGAGATCTACAGAGTCCTGTTTGACTACCAGCCTGAGGCCCCGGATGAGTTGGCGCTGCGGAGGGGGGACGAGGTGAAAGTCCTGAGGAAG ACCACAGAGGACAAGGGCTGGTGGGAAGGAGAGTCTCATGGCCGAAGAGGCGTCTTCCCAGACAACTTtgtgctccccccgccccca ATCAAGAAGCTGACCCCACGGAAAGTGGCGTCTCGGGCATCAG TCCCCTCTGCAAGGACAGGGCCAGCAACTGTTGGACGGATGGATGCCacactcccttctcccctcccagctAAGGAACCAAAAAAGATGATGGCCAAATCAGCCCTCCCTACAGTCAGGAAGCTGGTGACAGCCCCCAGTGGACCCAGTAAAGCCAA GCCCTCTTGGACACCCGGCGGAGACAGTCAGAAGCGCCCCTCTCGAGACCTGG GCTCTGGGAGCAGCTTCCTCAGCGGGGGTCCGGGCCACCCTGGTAGAAAAGGATCGAAAACCCACGCTCCTCGGCAGCGCTCTGCAGCTAGTCAG gaggaagagcagaacaGCCTAGCAAAGGCCTCTCCTGTGAATAAAACCTCCACTCCAGACAAGACCCCCAGCCCAGAGAAGACTCTATCTCCGGATAAGGCCTCCACTCCAGAGGAAGCCCTGACTCCGGAGAAGGCCCCCATCTCAGAGGGATCCCTGACTCTAGAGTTCAAGGTCCCAGCCCCAGAGAACCCCACCCCAGAAGAGGGCCTGACCCTGGGCAAGGCCCCCAGCCCAGACAGCGTCATTTCTGGGGAGGAGGCCCCTGTCCCTGAACTCCCACCGGAGGATGAAGTCCCTGGCCCAAAGACGGTCCCTCCTGGGGATGAGGCACCCACCCTAGGGAAGGTCTTGACCCCTGAGCAGGTGCTCTCTCAAGAGGCCTCCACCAGGGACATCACTCAGTTCCACTGCTTCTCTCTGGAGCAAGCCCTGCTGCCGTTCAAGTCTCTTGTGGCCAATGAAGCTCAGTCCCAAGGGGTCCACACGCCAGAGGAGCCCCATCTCCATCAGAGGGGCAGCTCCCCATTCCAGTCTGAGTCTGAGTGCAAGTCAGGGTCCGTGCCTGCCCTTGCGAAGGCGACAACCCCCCTGGAGAAGGCACCTGGGGAGCATGAGGGGACCCAGGAAGAGGCAGTACTCCCCAAAGAGGAGGTGTCCCCCAAAGAGGCAGCCCCTGCTcaaaagaatcctcaagctgTCAAGGCGACTCCAGACCCCCAAGAGGCTCCCGCCCTACTTTCCCTGTCTCCGCAAAATCTCACGGACAGCAAAAGTGACAGAGGCGACATAACGAGGCTCCAGGACGAGTTGGAGTCTTTGAGGAGGTCGCTGGAGCGGATGGGGGTGCAGCTGGA GAGGAAGCTCGCCGACCTCTGGGAGGAGCTGAAGAGCGAGAAGGAGAAGCGCCTGTcgctggag GTGCGGATGCAGCGGGGGACTCAGGAGTCCCGGACGCGGGGCTCCATCCACGCGCAGACGCAGACGCACTGA
- the SH3D21 gene encoding SH3 domain-containing protein 21 isoform X11, translating to MCLSHFFPCSSKLASQETDQERLCQRRAGAGRIPRAGGGRAERGARGRGAAGVRGARAGLAARTAGGSLGSLPRALGAGDPGVSARRGRGAEPALCAPPRSPRQASGPPTMVQGELQLQPGAGGRAAAASWGDCGSDKGGLGSPDMPAVGPGPQRPPKLSSLTYDSPPDYLRTVSRPEIYRVLFDYQPEAPDELALRRGDEVKVLRKTTEDKGWWEGESHGRRGVFPDNFVLPPPPIKKLTPRKVASRASAKEPKKMMAKSALPTVRKLVTAPSGPSKAKPSWTPGGDSQKRPSRDLGSGSSFLSGGPGHPGRKGSKTHAPRQRSAASQEEEQNSLAKASPVNKTSTPDKTPSPEKTLSPDKASTPEEALTPEKAPISEGSLTLEFKVPAPENPTPEEGLTLGKAPSPDSVISGEEAPVPELPPEDEVPGPKTVPPGDEAPTLGKVLTPEQVLSQEASTRDITQFHCFSLEQALLPFKSLVANEAQSQGVHTPEEPHLHQRGSSPFQSESECKSGSVPALAKATTPLEKAPGEHEGTQEEAVLPKEEVSPKEAAPAQKNPQAVKATPDPQEAPALLSLSPQNLTDSKSDRGDITRLQDELESLRRSLERMGVQLERKLADLWEELKSEKEKRLSLEVRMQRGTQESRTRGSIHAQTQTH from the exons ATGTGCCTCTCCCACTTCTTCCCCTGCAGCTCGAAGCTTGCCAGTCAGGAGACAGACCAAGAAAGACTGTGCCAAAG ACGTGCTGGTGCTGGCCGGATACCGCGCGCAGGAGGAGGGCGAGCTGAGCGTGGCGCCCGGGGACGTGGTGCGGCAGGTGTGCGAGGGGCCCGCGCGGGGCTGGCTGCGCGGACAGCTGGGGGGTCGCTGGGGTCTCTTCCCCGAGCGCTCGGTGCAG GAGATCCCGGAGTCTCTGCGCGGCGCGGGAGGGGCGCCGAGCCCGCGCTGTGCGCGCCGCCGAG GTCGCCCCGCCAAGCCTCGGGGCCCCCAACGATGGTGCAAGGTGAGCTTCAGCTACAGCCCGGAGCAGGCGGACGAGCTGCAGCTGCAAGCTGGGGAGATTGTGGAAGTGATAAAGGAG GCCTCGGGAGCCCGGACATGCCTGCAGTCGGCCCTGGACCCCAGCGGCCGCCCAAG CTGAGCAGTCTGACCTATGACAGCCCTCCAGACTACCTGCGGACAG TCTCCCGCCCTGAGATCTACAGAGTCCTGTTTGACTACCAGCCTGAGGCCCCGGATGAGTTGGCGCTGCGGAGGGGGGACGAGGTGAAAGTCCTGAGGAAG ACCACAGAGGACAAGGGCTGGTGGGAAGGAGAGTCTCATGGCCGAAGAGGCGTCTTCCCAGACAACTTtgtgctccccccgccccca ATCAAGAAGCTGACCCCACGGAAAGTGGCGTCTCGGGCATCAG ctAAGGAACCAAAAAAGATGATGGCCAAATCAGCCCTCCCTACAGTCAGGAAGCTGGTGACAGCCCCCAGTGGACCCAGTAAAGCCAA GCCCTCTTGGACACCCGGCGGAGACAGTCAGAAGCGCCCCTCTCGAGACCTGG GCTCTGGGAGCAGCTTCCTCAGCGGGGGTCCGGGCCACCCTGGTAGAAAAGGATCGAAAACCCACGCTCCTCGGCAGCGCTCTGCAGCTAGTCAG gaggaagagcagaacaGCCTAGCAAAGGCCTCTCCTGTGAATAAAACCTCCACTCCAGACAAGACCCCCAGCCCAGAGAAGACTCTATCTCCGGATAAGGCCTCCACTCCAGAGGAAGCCCTGACTCCGGAGAAGGCCCCCATCTCAGAGGGATCCCTGACTCTAGAGTTCAAGGTCCCAGCCCCAGAGAACCCCACCCCAGAAGAGGGCCTGACCCTGGGCAAGGCCCCCAGCCCAGACAGCGTCATTTCTGGGGAGGAGGCCCCTGTCCCTGAACTCCCACCGGAGGATGAAGTCCCTGGCCCAAAGACGGTCCCTCCTGGGGATGAGGCACCCACCCTAGGGAAGGTCTTGACCCCTGAGCAGGTGCTCTCTCAAGAGGCCTCCACCAGGGACATCACTCAGTTCCACTGCTTCTCTCTGGAGCAAGCCCTGCTGCCGTTCAAGTCTCTTGTGGCCAATGAAGCTCAGTCCCAAGGGGTCCACACGCCAGAGGAGCCCCATCTCCATCAGAGGGGCAGCTCCCCATTCCAGTCTGAGTCTGAGTGCAAGTCAGGGTCCGTGCCTGCCCTTGCGAAGGCGACAACCCCCCTGGAGAAGGCACCTGGGGAGCATGAGGGGACCCAGGAAGAGGCAGTACTCCCCAAAGAGGAGGTGTCCCCCAAAGAGGCAGCCCCTGCTcaaaagaatcctcaagctgTCAAGGCGACTCCAGACCCCCAAGAGGCTCCCGCCCTACTTTCCCTGTCTCCGCAAAATCTCACGGACAGCAAAAGTGACAGAGGCGACATAACGAGGCTCCAGGACGAGTTGGAGTCTTTGAGGAGGTCGCTGGAGCGGATGGGGGTGCAGCTGGA GAGGAAGCTCGCCGACCTCTGGGAGGAGCTGAAGAGCGAGAAGGAGAAGCGCCTGTcgctggag GTGCGGATGCAGCGGGGGACTCAGGAGTCCCGGACGCGGGGCTCCATCCACGCGCAGACGCAGACGCACTGA